In Halococcus salifodinae DSM 8989, a single window of DNA contains:
- a CDS encoding Rrf2 family transcriptional regulator codes for MSSIELTDSQKKVLQTLVDLYRESETAIKGESVAEMIDRKPGTIRNQMQSLKALQLVKGVSGPKGGYKPTANAYNALDIQEMDEPASVPLTLNDERIEAVNVQEIDFLSVHHPEKCRAEIHIQGSTEDFQDGDTVTVGPTPKSRLAITGRIDGIVDTDNILVLDTESMDAPVDN; via the coding sequence ATGTCATCAATCGAACTAACAGACAGCCAGAAGAAGGTCCTCCAGACACTGGTCGATCTCTACCGCGAGAGTGAAACCGCGATCAAAGGTGAATCTGTCGCGGAGATGATCGATCGCAAGCCCGGCACGATTCGCAATCAGATGCAGAGCCTCAAAGCACTTCAGCTCGTCAAGGGCGTTTCGGGCCCCAAAGGAGGATATAAACCGACCGCGAACGCCTACAACGCGCTCGACATCCAGGAGATGGACGAACCCGCATCCGTCCCGCTGACCCTCAATGACGAGCGTATTGAGGCCGTGAACGTCCAGGAAATCGATTTCCTCAGCGTGCATCACCCTGAGAAGTGTCGCGCGGAGATTCACATTCAAGGGTCGACGGAGGACTTTCAAGACGGTGATACTGTTACCGTAGGACCGACCCCGAAATCGCGTCTCGCCATTACTGGACGGATCGATGGTATCGTCGATACTGACAACATCCTGGTGCTTGACACCGAGAGCATGGATGCACCTGTCGACAACTGA
- a CDS encoding universal stress protein has product MYDRILFPTDGSNQASALEHAVDIAELSGGTLHTLYVVDDAEIPETNRNQIVDSYEREGANAIEHVEDVAAERDVAVMGDIEQGTPHEAILNYADEHDIDLVVMGTRGRSGLDRLLIGSVTERVVRASDVPVLTVSLSSHEAAITDTEQAIDLATRSLEDDGYEVTSIADEPYRVSGTWIVRARTGDNGTFNVHINRATGDVSLAKVN; this is encoded by the coding sequence ATGTACGACCGAATCCTCTTCCCAACGGACGGGAGTAACCAAGCGAGCGCGCTCGAACACGCAGTAGACATCGCGGAGCTGTCTGGCGGGACTCTCCACACGCTCTACGTCGTCGACGACGCCGAGATTCCTGAGACGAACCGAAACCAAATCGTCGATTCGTACGAACGGGAGGGAGCCAACGCCATCGAACACGTCGAGGATGTGGCGGCCGAACGCGACGTCGCTGTCATGGGTGATATCGAACAGGGCACTCCACACGAGGCGATCCTCAACTACGCCGATGAACACGATATCGACCTCGTCGTGATGGGAACCCGTGGGAGATCGGGTCTCGACCGACTCTTGATCGGGAGCGTCACCGAGCGAGTCGTTCGGGCAAGTGACGTGCCAGTTCTCACGGTCTCGTTATCGAGCCACGAGGCAGCCATCACGGATACCGAACAGGCGATTGACCTCGCAACTCGGAGTCTCGAAGACGACGGCTACGAGGTGACCTCGATCGCGGACGAACCGTACCGGGTGAGCGGCACGTGGATTGTCAGAGCGCGTACTGGCGACAATGGGACGTTCAACGTCCACATTAACCGCGCTACTGGCGACGTGAGTCTTGCGAAGGTCAATTGA
- a CDS encoding HEAT repeat domain-containing protein, whose protein sequence is MSHDHDHDCGCDSGCGCESDPYSDDPEYEEIEDDPDPQLDPRKSPGFDHTLDSLADIEVGRDVTLGEMTPDELTASDTDPVADASARELLADLEDGSKTERRRATLALAETDGSAAVVNALSQIALGDDDSDVRQFAIESLAKLRADDAGDVALAISHDDEDPWVRAEALVALDRIDREGYAERMEAALKDDHHAARRNALISLFKVRGEDIEDDAIEMATDPSERVREWAAHVLGGIDDDRARRTLEGMATSDDSDIVALTARHARSVDPDRFRRRFTGAMKEGDTLLPGEDLLNRQPTL, encoded by the coding sequence ATGAGCCACGATCACGACCACGACTGCGGCTGTGATAGCGGGTGCGGGTGCGAGAGCGACCCGTACTCGGATGACCCGGAGTACGAAGAAATCGAAGACGACCCCGACCCACAACTCGACCCGCGAAAGAGTCCAGGGTTCGATCACACCCTCGACAGTCTCGCGGACATCGAGGTAGGCCGAGACGTCACGCTCGGGGAAATGACTCCGGACGAACTGACCGCGAGTGACACCGATCCAGTAGCCGACGCATCGGCCCGCGAACTGCTTGCTGACCTCGAGGATGGATCGAAAACGGAACGGCGGCGTGCCACGCTCGCGCTCGCCGAAACCGACGGGTCAGCGGCGGTTGTGAACGCGCTATCGCAGATCGCGCTCGGAGACGATGATTCCGATGTCCGACAGTTTGCGATCGAATCACTCGCCAAACTCCGAGCCGACGACGCTGGCGATGTCGCACTCGCCATCTCGCACGACGACGAGGACCCCTGGGTTCGGGCTGAGGCGCTCGTTGCACTCGATCGTATCGACCGAGAAGGGTATGCCGAACGGATGGAGGCTGCATTGAAGGACGACCACCATGCTGCTCGCCGGAACGCTCTGATCTCGCTGTTCAAAGTTCGCGGCGAGGATATCGAAGACGACGCTATCGAGATGGCGACCGATCCAAGTGAGCGTGTCCGAGAGTGGGCCGCCCACGTCCTCGGTGGGATCGACGACGACCGTGCTCGCCGGACGTTGGAGGGAATGGCAACCTCCGACGACAGTGACATCGTGGCGCTGACCGCTAGACACGCTAGATCGGTCGATCCTGATCGCTTCCGGCGGCGGTTCACAGGAGCAATGAAAGAAGGAGACACGCTCCTCCCCGGAGAGGACCTGCTGAATCGCCAACCGACTCTCTGA
- a CDS encoding TIGR04347 family pseudo-SAM/SPASM protein produces the protein MISISKLLCDLDAEGDGLRYDAASESSKPQITENKQHRPVIVWNLTKQCNLYCSHCYAAADTETAQGELTTEEGKRLLDDLAEYAVPVVLFSGGEPLVRDDLNELIRYADSRGIRPVLSTNGTLITPDIARNLREAGLEYAGISVDGLPERNDGFRGQDGAFDAAVRGIRACLDAGLKTGLRYTITKQNAADLSGVVDFLHDEGVNRFCFYHLDYGGRGADIVDLDLPPEEKRAAVKRLCDLTREYHDQDEEIETLLVGNYSDAAYLVEYARQYLSEAKAERIHDYLRRNGGDPTGERVADIDYQGNVHLTQFWQNYSLGNVRDRPFSAIWEDESNPLLKALRNREQRLSGQCARCQYQNICRGASRLRALAIHDDPFAPDPQCYLTDGEIASNV, from the coding sequence GTGATCTCGATCAGCAAACTCCTCTGTGATCTCGACGCAGAGGGCGATGGGCTTCGATACGATGCTGCCAGTGAATCCTCGAAACCACAAATTACCGAGAACAAGCAGCATCGCCCGGTCATCGTCTGGAACCTCACCAAGCAGTGTAATCTCTATTGCTCACACTGCTATGCGGCCGCCGATACTGAAACCGCTCAGGGCGAACTCACCACCGAGGAAGGCAAACGATTACTGGATGATCTCGCCGAGTATGCGGTTCCAGTAGTATTGTTTTCCGGTGGAGAACCCCTCGTCCGCGATGATCTGAACGAACTGATCAGGTACGCCGATTCGAGAGGAATCCGTCCTGTGCTCTCGACGAACGGCACGCTCATCACTCCCGACATCGCTCGGAACCTGCGTGAGGCGGGGCTCGAGTATGCTGGAATCTCGGTTGATGGACTCCCCGAACGAAACGATGGGTTCCGTGGACAGGACGGTGCATTCGATGCTGCTGTTCGCGGGATTAGAGCATGTCTCGACGCCGGACTCAAGACTGGACTCCGGTACACGATCACCAAGCAGAACGCAGCTGATCTCTCTGGTGTCGTTGATTTCCTCCACGACGAAGGTGTCAATCGATTCTGTTTCTATCACCTCGATTACGGTGGCCGTGGTGCGGACATCGTCGACCTTGATCTTCCTCCGGAAGAGAAACGGGCTGCGGTGAAGCGACTCTGTGACCTCACACGGGAGTACCACGACCAAGACGAAGAGATTGAGACACTGCTCGTCGGTAACTACTCCGATGCTGCCTATCTCGTGGAATACGCACGCCAGTATCTGAGTGAGGCCAAAGCAGAACGGATACACGACTACCTCCGCCGGAATGGGGGCGATCCAACTGGCGAGCGTGTCGCCGACATCGACTACCAGGGCAACGTCCATCTCACACAGTTCTGGCAGAACTACAGTCTCGGGAACGTTCGTGATCGCCCATTCAGTGCTATTTGGGAAGACGAATCGAATCCCCTGTTGAAGGCGTTACGTAACCGAGAGCAGCGGTTATCAGGTCAATGTGCCCGATGCCAGTATCAGAACATCTGTCGCGGGGCGTCACGCCTCCGAGCGCTCGCCATTCACGACGACCCGTTCGCGCCTGATCCGCAGTGTTATCTCACAGACGGTGAAATCGCCTCGAATGTATAG
- a CDS encoding glutamyl-tRNA reductase, with amino-acid sequence MTQSTENSVHSRRNHTSGRPVDPGPSRERAIEHIHAHAERIKQRELETAFTKLGNQGDLTEMQREIIADMADTLITELVAPPTQSLRNARSEDRSDVQTALELFDPDSLSNGE; translated from the coding sequence ATGACCCAAAGTACCGAGAACAGTGTTCACAGCCGTCGGAATCACACATCAGGACGACCAGTGGATCCAGGTCCTTCACGAGAGCGAGCTATCGAGCACATTCACGCTCACGCAGAACGGATCAAGCAGCGGGAACTCGAGACAGCTTTCACGAAGCTGGGAAATCAGGGAGACCTCACTGAAATGCAGCGCGAGATCATCGCCGACATGGCGGACACGCTCATTACTGAGTTAGTGGCTCCGCCGACGCAATCACTTCGAAACGCTCGGTCCGAGGACCGATCTGACGTTCAGACAGCGCTGGAGTTATTTGACCCGGATTCACTATCAAATGGAGAATGA
- a CDS encoding P-loop NTPase gives MSEHEPQLQEDVEETLRSVEDSRSGMNVFEAGLVENITIEEDSVTVEANLAQFDPRTSTEVMDTMLHAVQDVAGVESAHVEPAEVDTDDRVSIAEIDTVIAVASTKGGVGKSTVATQLACAFAADRDVGLFDADIFGPNVPSLLDVDGPILSDDDDNPIPATVGSMEVMSVGLMTEGGPLAWRGAMAHDALSDLFADTAWDDPDTLVIDLPPGTSDVLLTTLQEVPIDGVVFVTTPFHTSVEDTRRSRRLFEENGVPVLGYVLNMDHFVCDDCGKNHDMFPGGTLTEELDMPVLTRLPFSPDLQTQPKPGTAPEAFERLAESVGEQLDDADRLELPEDPIDIRGLEAQQRVERVRETFESLDSGEPLYLVSDRDPTPVGEFLVTLTGADGDPTDVLPEFTTERRGLEKWVLKAISP, from the coding sequence ATGAGTGAACACGAACCTCAACTTCAGGAAGACGTAGAAGAGACGCTTCGATCGGTCGAGGACTCCCGGTCCGGAATGAACGTATTCGAGGCCGGGCTGGTCGAGAATATTACCATCGAGGAGGACTCGGTCACCGTCGAGGCGAATTTGGCCCAGTTCGATCCCCGGACCAGCACTGAAGTCATGGATACGATGTTGCACGCGGTTCAAGACGTGGCTGGCGTCGAGAGTGCCCACGTCGAACCCGCGGAAGTCGATACCGATGACCGGGTATCAATCGCCGAGATCGACACTGTGATCGCCGTCGCCTCGACGAAGGGTGGGGTCGGAAAATCCACTGTCGCCACCCAGCTGGCCTGCGCTTTCGCGGCCGATCGCGATGTGGGCTTGTTCGACGCGGATATCTTCGGTCCCAATGTCCCCTCCCTCCTCGATGTCGATGGTCCGATACTGTCCGACGATGACGATAATCCGATTCCGGCCACCGTCGGGAGTATGGAGGTAATGAGCGTGGGCCTGATGACTGAGGGTGGTCCATTGGCTTGGCGGGGAGCGATGGCCCACGACGCGCTTTCCGACCTGTTCGCCGACACTGCATGGGACGACCCCGATACACTCGTCATCGACTTGCCGCCCGGCACTAGCGACGTACTGCTGACGACGCTGCAAGAGGTCCCTATTGATGGTGTTGTCTTCGTCACGACGCCGTTTCACACCAGCGTGGAGGATACCCGTCGGAGTCGGCGTCTGTTCGAGGAGAACGGTGTCCCGGTTCTCGGGTATGTGCTGAATATGGACCACTTCGTTTGCGACGATTGCGGGAAGAACCACGATATGTTCCCCGGGGGGACGCTGACTGAAGAACTCGATATGCCGGTATTGACTCGTCTTCCGTTCTCGCCTGACTTGCAGACGCAACCGAAACCGGGCACCGCCCCCGAAGCATTCGAGAGATTGGCTGAGTCGGTTGGTGAGCAGTTGGATGATGCTGATCGCCTCGAACTCCCTGAAGATCCAATTGACATCCGTGGCCTCGAAGCCCAACAACGGGTGGAGCGGGTGCGCGAAACGTTTGAATCTCTTGATTCGGGGGAGCCGCTCTATCTCGTGAGCGACCGCGATCCAACCCCAGTCGGCGAATTTTTGGTCACCCTCACCGGCGCAGATGGGGATCCGACTGATGTACTTCCAGAGTTCACGACCGAGCGCCGTGGTCTCGAAAAGTGGGTACTCAAGGCGATTTCTCCGTGA
- a CDS encoding MarR family transcriptional regulator: MPISADHFENIHDEDNGPSPGTNAHEILSFLSEYADKAFTQGEIAESTSVTSGSVGPTLVRLRDRGRLEHKGKYWRISDHVQSLDAAVTHGDTVATSHEDESFAYDEWQEHAVDPREQREEQYRLPERRRFLGSRSVPSGIESTTMADSRC; this comes from the coding sequence ATGCCGATCAGCGCAGATCACTTCGAGAACATCCACGATGAGGATAACGGACCGAGCCCAGGGACAAACGCACATGAAATCCTCTCATTCCTCAGCGAGTACGCTGATAAAGCATTCACTCAGGGTGAGATTGCCGAGTCAACGAGTGTCACCTCTGGATCGGTTGGCCCGACGCTTGTCCGTCTCCGCGATCGGGGCCGTCTCGAGCACAAAGGGAAGTACTGGCGCATCAGTGATCATGTACAGAGTCTTGATGCTGCCGTCACGCATGGTGATACCGTTGCCACCAGCCACGAGGATGAGTCGTTCGCATATGACGAGTGGCAGGAGCACGCGGTCGATCCGCGTGAGCAGCGTGAGGAGCAGTACCGGCTTCCAGAAAGGCGACGTTTTCTGGGCTCCCGATCCGTTCCGTCAGGGATCGAATCCACGACTATGGCTGATTCTCGCTGCTGA
- a CDS encoding Htur_1727 family rSAM-partnered candidate RiPP, with protein sequence MVEKSKRYRVGDQPRDAVEQEWEIFIRDDRGNPLQHAGSVSAPTADVAHTEATKLFGWYATDIWLCPASDVRRYSTHTLDEQADSVNLDIDSEERSHEA encoded by the coding sequence ATGGTTGAGAAATCGAAACGGTACCGTGTCGGTGATCAGCCACGCGATGCGGTCGAACAGGAGTGGGAAATTTTCATCCGAGACGATAGAGGCAACCCATTACAGCATGCAGGCAGTGTTTCCGCTCCAACAGCCGATGTTGCTCATACAGAGGCGACTAAGCTGTTTGGCTGGTATGCGACCGACATTTGGCTGTGTCCAGCATCCGACGTTCGGCGGTACTCCACTCATACGCTCGATGAACAAGCCGACTCAGTCAACCTCGATATAGATAGCGAAGAGCGAAGCCACGAAGCGTGA
- a CDS encoding ethylbenzene dehydrogenase-related protein: MTEDLTAIARKLLVAVVFVLAAALAPMLVAGAPADQIPVMEASQSEADSVSNPTASVWNDASTVTVPLSSAPSQVPDANNTTISRANVEAIHTQQRLFLRASWSDATKDGNVTPSQYEAPRLNSYGDAIAVQLPANVSQQPGIAMGSPEAMVNVWWWNGAMGQQELLAAGPGTTMPFNQTAISTNATYRDGRWHVVLSRSLAANETNRGSMAMDQDVPVSFAVWNGSNTERAGQKAVSEWYTFPFGPGPEGPPYQTVLWTIAGLAIAVVAVVTVTAVRRGGS; encoded by the coding sequence GTGACCGAGGACCTCACGGCGATAGCACGGAAACTGCTCGTCGCGGTGGTGTTCGTCCTTGCTGCAGCACTTGCTCCGATGCTCGTTGCAGGAGCGCCCGCCGATCAGATTCCAGTTATGGAAGCATCTCAATCGGAGGCTGACTCGGTCTCGAATCCGACGGCTTCGGTATGGAACGATGCGTCAACTGTCACGGTCCCGCTGTCGAGCGCCCCGAGCCAAGTGCCGGATGCTAATAACACCACCATCAGCCGAGCGAACGTCGAGGCGATTCATACGCAACAGCGGCTCTTCCTCCGAGCGTCGTGGTCGGACGCGACGAAGGACGGCAACGTCACGCCATCTCAGTACGAAGCGCCTCGCCTCAATTCCTACGGCGATGCCATCGCTGTTCAGTTGCCAGCAAACGTCAGCCAACAGCCCGGTATCGCCATGGGGAGCCCGGAGGCGATGGTGAACGTCTGGTGGTGGAACGGTGCAATGGGTCAGCAGGAACTTCTGGCCGCCGGTCCAGGGACGACGATGCCGTTCAATCAGACCGCTATTTCGACCAACGCCACATATCGAGATGGTCGGTGGCACGTGGTACTCTCGCGGAGCCTTGCTGCCAACGAAACGAACCGCGGCTCGATGGCGATGGACCAGGACGTGCCCGTCTCCTTTGCGGTCTGGAACGGGTCGAACACCGAGCGTGCGGGGCAAAAGGCTGTCAGTGAGTGGTACACGTTTCCGTTCGGACCCGGGCCAGAGGGGCCGCCGTACCAGACGGTACTCTGGACCATTGCAGGACTCGCTATCGCCGTCGTCGCCGTCGTCACTGTAACGGCAGTCAGACGAGGTGGGTCCTGA
- a CDS encoding molecular chaperone TorD family protein, with product MTTDVPAPEPDDPPLDREDLEPDAAARGTVYALLASAFEHPSESLHTALAEDDLREHLDDLLARTPLDVATETVGTDDDYNTFCARYNDLFVIGYSEYEDRTDGTLSTDEPPVPLYESAYRPEASWTDVNLDLARAYDYYGVRPASSNREHHDYLVLQLEFAGYLARREAVEDDPDAARARLDLLDRHLRILVEGVVERIDNEPNTGAYGRFARLLDEFTATDREELLEQLEGE from the coding sequence ATGACGACCGACGTTCCCGCACCGGAACCCGATGATCCACCACTCGATCGTGAGGATCTCGAACCGGATGCGGCGGCCCGCGGAACAGTGTACGCCTTACTTGCTAGTGCATTCGAACACCCGTCCGAGAGCCTCCACACTGCGCTTGCCGAGGACGACCTCCGCGAGCACCTCGACGACCTACTCGCTCGGACACCCCTCGACGTCGCCACGGAAACGGTCGGGACCGACGATGACTACAATACCTTCTGCGCCCGGTACAACGACCTCTTCGTCATTGGCTACTCGGAATATGAGGACCGGACTGATGGTACGCTCTCGACCGACGAACCACCGGTTCCGCTCTATGAATCAGCCTACCGACCTGAGGCGTCGTGGACCGACGTGAACCTTGATCTCGCGCGGGCCTACGATTACTACGGGGTACGACCTGCATCCTCCAACCGGGAACACCACGATTACCTCGTCCTCCAGTTGGAGTTCGCTGGCTATCTCGCCCGGCGCGAAGCCGTCGAGGACGATCCGGATGCTGCACGAGCACGGCTCGATCTCCTCGACCGTCATCTCCGAATTCTCGTCGAAGGCGTCGTCGAACGCATCGACAACGAACCGAACACGGGTGCATACGGGCGGTTTGCTCGGCTACTCGATGAGTTCACCGCTACGGATCGCGAGGAACTCCTCGAACAGCTGGAGGGCGAGTGA
- a CDS encoding IS481 family transposase, whose amino-acid sequence MTVHLDWYHNDRGQQVPAVEDDASRRVFDMIEVDSSSASQAVELLDSVDEEFDSPIPILEAITDHGSEFVNPRQDDRPCLDHEFERFLHDNDIEHTLCKVGRPQSNGKIERFFQTYEKHRQRFGTLDEFLTIYNEERPHMSLD is encoded by the coding sequence GTGACGGTCCATCTGGACTGGTACCACAACGACCGCGGACAGCAGGTGCCGGCGGTCGAAGACGATGCCTCGCGGCGCGTCTTCGACATGATCGAGGTTGACTCCAGTTCGGCAAGCCAAGCCGTCGAACTCCTCGACAGCGTTGACGAGGAGTTCGACAGTCCGATCCCGATCTTGGAGGCCATCACCGATCACGGATCGGAATTCGTCAACCCCCGCCAGGATGATCGTCCGTGTCTCGATCACGAGTTTGAACGCTTTCTCCACGACAATGACATCGAACACACGCTCTGCAAGGTCGGGCGACCACAGTCGAACGGGAAGATCGAGCGGTTCTTCCAGACCTACGAGAAGCACCGCCAGCGGTTCGGAACTCTGGATGAGTTCCTCACCATCTACAACGAGGAGCGCCCGCACATGAGCCTCGACTAG